A window of the Xiashengella succiniciproducens genome harbors these coding sequences:
- the mltG gene encoding endolytic transglycosylase MltG gives MVLKRSSKPRINRKVLISMYIIGALLVVMLAFSLRFYNRIFGPNVVTEDSKGIELYLPSDPTFEEVVGLLELSGAVQDMKSFIWVARQKAYPINPKGGRYILKNGMSNNELVNMLRSGAQTPVNVTFNNIRRLEDLAAVLADRLEADSAAFMKAFTDEQLIEEVGFQPNTLMALFIPNTYQMYWNTSPKAFVQRMKKEYDAFWNEDRLKKAETIRLTPVQVSTLASIVDEETIKRDEKPRVAGLYINRLDIGMRLQADPTIKFVIGNFAVNRILTKDLEIDSPYNTYIYAGLPPGPIRMPSVDGIDAVLNYEKHDFLYMCAKDDFSGYHAFARTLRQHNINAEKYRKALNRSRIYR, from the coding sequence ATGGTTCTGAAAAGAAGTTCAAAGCCCCGGATAAACCGCAAAGTATTAATTTCAATGTACATCATTGGCGCTTTGCTAGTAGTGATGCTTGCCTTTTCTCTGAGGTTCTACAACCGCATCTTCGGACCCAATGTAGTGACTGAAGACAGTAAGGGAATCGAACTCTACCTGCCTTCTGATCCGACTTTCGAAGAGGTAGTAGGTCTTCTTGAACTCAGTGGTGCGGTCCAGGACATGAAAAGCTTCATTTGGGTAGCCCGTCAGAAAGCCTACCCTATTAATCCCAAAGGGGGACGCTACATTCTGAAGAATGGAATGAGCAATAACGAACTCGTAAATATGCTCAGGTCCGGAGCTCAGACCCCGGTCAACGTTACCTTCAATAATATCCGCAGACTGGAGGATCTCGCTGCTGTTCTTGCCGACCGTCTGGAGGCAGACTCAGCAGCATTTATGAAGGCCTTTACTGACGAGCAGCTGATTGAGGAAGTGGGCTTTCAGCCCAATACCCTGATGGCCCTGTTTATACCAAACACCTATCAGATGTACTGGAACACCAGTCCTAAGGCCTTTGTGCAAAGGATGAAGAAGGAATATGATGCATTCTGGAATGAAGACAGACTTAAAAAAGCTGAGACTATAAGGCTTACACCGGTTCAGGTTTCCACTCTTGCTTCAATTGTAGATGAGGAAACTATCAAACGGGATGAGAAACCTCGTGTCGCAGGATTATATATCAACCGCCTTGATATTGGCATGAGGCTTCAGGCTGATCCCACTATTAAGTTTGTTATCGGCAACTTTGCTGTAAACAGGATACTGACAAAGGATCTTGAGATAGACTCCCCCTACAATACCTATATCTATGCCGGACTGCCCCCCGGCCCTATCAGAATGCCTTCAGTAGACGGCATTGATGCGGTACTCAACTACGAAAAGCACGATTTCCTCTATATGTGTGCCAAGGATGATTTCTCGGGTTACCATGCTTTTGCCCGTACTCTACGTCAGCACAATATCAACGCCGAGAAATACCGCAAAGCACTAAATAGAAGCAGGATTTACAGATAA
- a CDS encoding SPOR domain-containing protein, giving the protein MRLVKYVIVVAAGMLLLSSCASMRKGSSRFDSSESIYVKEEPRKVEVKQTAPEPKPEPAIVVREERVTPIGQTGPKGKYYIIIGSFQVLDNARRFSNDLTNEGFSPILLESEHGFFRVSVASFNDELDARSRLAQIRSQYPKYNDVWLLISL; this is encoded by the coding sequence ATGAGATTAGTGAAATATGTGATAGTTGTGGCTGCAGGAATGCTCCTGCTTTCTTCATGTGCTAGTATGCGCAAAGGTTCAAGCCGTTTTGATTCAAGCGAATCAATATATGTAAAGGAAGAGCCCAGGAAGGTTGAGGTTAAACAGACAGCACCTGAGCCAAAGCCGGAACCGGCAATTGTTGTCAGGGAAGAAAGAGTAACCCCTATTGGTCAGACTGGCCCCAAGGGTAAATACTATATTATTATTGGTTCATTCCAGGTTTTGGACAATGCCCGTCGATTCAGTAATGACTTGACTAATGAAGGATTTTCTCCAATACTATTGGAAAGCGAACATGGATTTTTCCGTGTTTCTGTTGCTTCATTTAACGATGAACTGGATGCACGTTCACGACTTGCACAGATCCGTAGCCAATATCCTAAGTATAATGACGTTTGGTTGCTGATCAGCCTCTAA
- a CDS encoding FprA family A-type flavoprotein, which translates to MYKPVNLAKDVFYVGVNDRRTHLFENMWPLERGVAYNSYLITDEKVALIDGVEIGQVERFLKKIRAVLGARPIDYLVINHMEPDHAGAIQILRELYPDMKLVGNKKTIPMIDGYFGFSDNCIEVDEGSKLELGNHTLQFFMIPMVHWPETMVTYLLEEQILFSADAFGSFGTLDGGIFDDEMDFDYFKDEMRRYYSNIVGKYGSPVRKALEKLATLDIKMIAATHGPVLRTHIAEVLDMYNRWSNYMGEEGVVIAYASMYGHTEEMAEVIAREIAEQGVRSIRMYDVSKTHPSYIISDIFKYNSLILGSPTYSNGLHPNLESLVNKLETIGIPQRNFGFFGNFTWAGAAVKRLQGFAETSGWKVVGVPVEEKHALKSSKYEACRELGRAMASVVKNGK; encoded by the coding sequence ATGTACAAACCGGTAAATCTTGCGAAGGATGTTTTTTATGTAGGCGTTAACGACCGCCGTACACATTTGTTTGAGAATATGTGGCCACTTGAACGAGGGGTGGCATATAATTCATATCTGATCACCGATGAGAAGGTGGCTTTGATTGATGGAGTAGAAATAGGACAGGTAGAGCGTTTCCTGAAAAAGATCAGGGCAGTACTGGGTGCGAGACCAATCGACTATCTGGTGATCAATCATATGGAGCCTGATCATGCCGGTGCAATACAAATTCTCAGGGAATTATATCCCGATATGAAGCTGGTCGGAAACAAGAAGACCATACCGATGATTGACGGGTATTTTGGATTTAGTGACAATTGTATAGAAGTAGACGAGGGCAGTAAACTGGAGCTTGGGAATCACACCCTTCAGTTTTTTATGATACCCATGGTTCACTGGCCTGAGACCATGGTGACCTACCTGTTGGAAGAGCAGATTCTGTTCTCGGCCGATGCATTCGGAAGCTTTGGAACCCTTGACGGTGGCATCTTTGACGATGAGATGGACTTTGATTACTTCAAGGATGAGATGCGCAGGTATTATTCCAATATAGTTGGTAAATATGGAAGCCCTGTACGTAAGGCTTTGGAAAAGCTTGCCACACTTGATATAAAGATGATAGCTGCTACCCATGGTCCGGTGCTTCGTACACATATAGCTGAAGTGCTGGATATGTACAATCGTTGGAGCAACTACATGGGCGAGGAGGGAGTTGTGATAGCTTATGCATCTATGTATGGACATACAGAAGAAATGGCCGAGGTGATTGCTCGCGAGATTGCAGAACAGGGTGTCAGATCTATAAGGATGTATGATGTCTCTAAGACTCATCCATCTTATATTATTTCAGATATTTTCAAGTACAACAGTTTGATACTTGGAAGCCCCACTTACAGTAACGGGTTGCATCCCAACCTGGAGTCATTGGTAAACAAGCTGGAGACCATAGGTATTCCGCAGCGTAACTTTGGCTTCTTTGGTAATTTTACCTGGGCCGGAGCTGCTGTTAAGAGACTTCAAGGCTTTGCCGAGACTTCCGGATGGAAGGTCGTGGGAGTTCCCGTTGAAGAAAAGCATGCCCTTAAGAGTAGCAAGTATGAAGCTTGCAGGGAACTTGGAAGGGCTATGGCAAGTGTTGTTAAAAACGGAAAATGA
- a CDS encoding cell division ATP-binding protein FtsE: MSKEKIPAVNDQGYLVSLSNVLVRQDEHIILKDVEFALKPGEFMYLIGRVGSGKSSLLKTLYGEIPLREGEGFAVGFDLRKLKTRQVPFLRRRMGIVFQDFQLLSDRNVYDNLLFVLKATGWKNKVEMDHRIREVLSEVDMVHKGYKMPHQLSGGEQQRIAIARALLNKPDLILADEPTGNLDPDTSDELMQLLHKICKNDDGKAVIMATHNYNLIKKYPGRTVKCEDSRLSEAQQEEIDFDLLR, encoded by the coding sequence ATGTCAAAGGAGAAGATACCTGCCGTAAACGACCAGGGTTATTTGGTTAGCCTTAGCAATGTGCTCGTGAGGCAGGATGAACATATTATCCTGAAAGATGTAGAGTTTGCACTTAAACCCGGCGAGTTTATGTACCTGATAGGTCGTGTCGGTAGTGGAAAGTCAAGCCTTTTAAAAACACTGTATGGTGAAATCCCTCTCCGCGAAGGAGAGGGATTTGCCGTCGGTTTTGACCTGAGGAAACTTAAAACCAGACAGGTCCCCTTCCTCCGCAGAAGGATGGGTATCGTATTTCAGGATTTTCAACTTCTTTCCGACAGGAATGTGTACGACAACCTCCTATTCGTGCTGAAAGCAACTGGCTGGAAGAACAAGGTAGAAATGGACCATCGCATCAGGGAAGTACTCTCAGAGGTGGACATGGTACACAAGGGATACAAAATGCCCCACCAACTCTCTGGTGGTGAGCAGCAGCGTATTGCTATTGCAAGGGCTCTTCTCAATAAACCAGACCTTATCCTGGCAGATGAGCCGACAGGCAATCTAGACCCCGACACATCGGACGAACTGATGCAGCTCCTTCATAAGATCTGTAAGAATGATGATGGCAAGGCTGTGATAATGGCTACGCACAATTACAACCTTATCAAGAAGTATCCGGGACGTACCGTTAAGTGTGAGGATTCAAGATTGTCGGAGGCTCAGCAGGAAGAGATAGATTTTGACCTTCTCAGATAG
- a CDS encoding pyridoxal phosphate-dependent aminotransferase: protein METIAQRVRNLAEPEILLMAQRSRDLKAKGLDVISLSIGEPDFDTPQHIKDAAIQAINDNYSHYPPIPGYQDLRKAISDKLLRENGLTYAPSQIVISTGAKQALFNAMFAVVDHGDEVIIPSPFWATYMDIVTLCEGKSVIVRTSIDQSFKITPEQLEKAITPKTKLLMLNSPSNPTGAVYSAEELEKLADIIRKHPQIKVISDEIYELISFSGKPVSIASFPGMLERTIIINGVSKGYAMTGWRIGFTAAPVDIAEACVKIQGQLTSAASSIAQRAALAAYEGPLDESIKMCEAFKRRRDIVVDIVKDIPGLKFFVPEGAFYLFPDVSYYFGKSDGKTTIKDATELTMYLLEHALIATVTGVAFGEPNCLRISFATSDENLKKGLTRMKEALAKLK from the coding sequence ATGGAAACAATCGCACAAAGAGTAAGAAATCTGGCGGAACCTGAGATCCTCCTGATGGCACAACGCAGTAGAGACCTTAAAGCAAAAGGACTGGATGTAATCAGCCTTAGTATTGGCGAACCTGACTTTGATACGCCACAGCATATCAAAGATGCGGCCATTCAGGCAATCAATGACAACTACAGCCACTACCCCCCAATTCCGGGATACCAGGACCTTAGAAAGGCTATTTCGGATAAATTATTAAGAGAAAACGGACTAACATATGCTCCGTCACAAATTGTGATTTCCACAGGTGCTAAGCAGGCATTGTTTAATGCCATGTTTGCCGTTGTTGATCATGGTGACGAAGTAATTATTCCCTCTCCATTCTGGGCTACCTACATGGATATAGTAACCCTGTGTGAAGGTAAGTCTGTGATAGTAAGAACCAGTATTGACCAGTCATTCAAGATAACTCCCGAACAGCTTGAAAAGGCTATCACGCCAAAAACCAAGCTGCTCATGTTAAACTCACCATCCAACCCTACAGGTGCTGTTTACTCTGCTGAGGAACTTGAAAAACTGGCTGATATTATCAGGAAGCATCCACAGATCAAAGTTATATCAGATGAGATTTACGAGTTGATCTCATTCTCCGGAAAACCGGTATCAATAGCTTCCTTCCCTGGTATGCTCGAAAGAACCATTATTATCAACGGGGTGTCAAAAGGCTATGCAATGACCGGATGGCGTATCGGTTTTACTGCTGCTCCTGTAGATATTGCTGAAGCTTGTGTTAAAATCCAGGGCCAGCTGACTTCTGCTGCATCAAGTATAGCCCAGAGAGCTGCTCTTGCTGCTTATGAAGGTCCTCTGGATGAGTCAATCAAGATGTGTGAAGCTTTCAAACGCCGTCGTGATATCGTTGTTGACATCGTAAAAGACATCCCCGGACTGAAGTTTTTCGTTCCCGAAGGGGCTTTCTACCTCTTCCCCGACGTGAGCTACTATTTTGGGAAGTCTGATGGTAAGACAACTATCAAGGATGCTACCGAACTGACAATGTATCTACTTGAACATGCGCTTATAGCAACGGTTACTGGTGTGGCTTTTGGTGAACCCAACTGTTTGCGTATTTCCTTTGCGACATCCGACGAAAACCTAAAGAAAGGTCTTACAAGGATGAAAGAAGCGCTTGCAAAACTGAAATAA